A single region of the Epinephelus moara isolate mb chromosome 16, YSFRI_EMoa_1.0, whole genome shotgun sequence genome encodes:
- the LOC126403373 gene encoding complement C1q-like protein 2 translates to MEMTLCFPLLLLICSLSTAQHQTESDNEMIPRGKQAESQGREATNVSDRQQTCTQDIHAVLREMSALLAEQRVEMRHLQRENEAQTAKLKELELQKTEVERQKTELERLKQQLQVKQVAFSASLLASGSGHVGPFNTHTPLVFRHVITNTGNAYNPNTGFFVAPVRGAYHFEFYIGAIGHASHASGAYLVKNGGHIFSTWSHQQSGYGSSANGATLLLEVGDVVSLRQWANTRIYGNRYSTFSGHLLFTM, encoded by the exons ATGGAGATGACACTGTGTTTTCCACTGTTGCtgctgatctgctctctctCCACGGCTCAGCATCAGACAGAGTCTGACAATGAAATGATTCCACGTGGAAAGCAAGCTGAATCCCAGGGAAGAGAAGCAACAAATGTCTCTGACCGCCAACAAACCTGCACTCAAGACATCCATGCTGTGCTGAGAGAGATGAGCGCCTTGTTGGCTGAACAGAGGGTGGAGATGAGGCACTTACAGAGAGAGAATGAAG cacaaaCAGCTAAGCTGAAAGAACTGGAGCTACAGAAGACTGAGGTGGAGAGGCAGAAGACTGAGCTGGAGAGGCTGAAGCAACAACTTCAAG tcaaaCAGGTGGCTTTCTCAGCCTCTCTGTTGGCTTCAGGTTCAGGACATGTTGGaccatttaacacacacactcctctggtCTTCAGACATGTCATCACAAACACTGGAAATGCCTACAACccaaacacag GTTTTTTCGTTGCACCAGTGAGAGGAGCCTACCACTTTGAGTTCTACATAGGTGCAATTGGACATGCTTCACATGCTTCAGGTGCATACTTGGTCAAGAATGGAGGACATATTTTTAGTACATGGTCGCATCAGCAATCCGGTTATGGCAGCTCTGCTAATGGTGCCACGCTGCTTCTAGAGGTCGGAGATGTTGTGTCTTTACGTCAGTGGGCGAACACAAGAATATATGGAAATCGCTACAGCACCTTCAGTGGTCATCTGCTTTTCACCATGTGA